From the genome of Candidatus Coatesbacteria bacterium:
ACCTGTTCAACCTGCTGTTCGTGCTCGGAGGGGCCGTCGGCCTGGCCCCGGTGACCCTGGAAGCCGAGATCGTCGCCTGGCCCGGAGTGTGGTTCGACGCCGCCGTCGGACTGGGGCTGGCCGTCCTGCTCTGGCCCTTCGCCTCGAGCAAGCTGACCCTGGAGCGCTGGGAGGGGGGTATCCTGCTGGCGGCCTACGCGGCCTACATCTACTTCAGCATAACGCTGGGGTGAGTCGATGGCTTACTGGTTGAGCATCGTCCTCGGTCTGGCGGCTCTCGTCGTCGGGGCGGAGTTGCTGGTTCGCGGCGCCAAGCGTCTCGCCCTGGGTTTCGGGCTCTCTCCCGTCGTGATCGGGTTGACACTGGTGGCCTACGGCACCAGCATGCCCGAGCTGTCGGTCAGCGCTCAGGCGGCCCTGGCCGGTGAAGGCGCCATCGCACTGGCCAACGTCACCGGCTCCAACATCGCCAACCTGGCCCTGATCGCCGGGCTGGTCGCCCTGGTCCGCCCCGTCAAGGTCGAGCACGTCCTGCTGCGGCGCGAACTGCCCCTGCTGCTAGGGTTGGGACTCGTCTTCTCCCTCCTGCTCCTCGACGCGAACCTGGCGCGCTGGGAGGGATTGCTGCTCCTGGGCGGCGGAGCGGCCTTCACCTTCTGGAGCCTGCGGGGCGCCCGGGGGGAGGGTTGGGAAAGGCCGCAGCGTCAACGCCTGACCCCCCGGGAGTGGATCGTCTATCCGGCCCTGGTGCTGATCGGGATCGCCGGACTGTGGTGGGGCGGGGGGCGACTGGTAGACGGCGCCGTCGCGCTGGCCGACCGTTTGGGCATGTCCACCCGCCTGATCGGCTTGAGCATCGTCGCCGTCGGCACCTCGCTGCCCGAGCTGGCCACCTCCCTGATCGCCCAACTGCGCGGCGAGTCGGACATCGCCTTGGGCAACCTCGTCGGCTCGAACATCTTCAACCTGACTGTGGTGCTGGGTACCGCGTCAACGCTGGCTCCGGTCGGCGTGGAAGGCGGATCGAGCCTATGGTTGGACCTGGGAGCCGTCATCCTGGCGGCCGTCCTGCTCTGGCCCTTCGCCTCGAGCAAGCTGACCCTGGAGCGCTGGGAGGGGTGTATCCTGCTGGCGGCCTACGCAGCCTACATCTACTTCAGTATAACGCTGGGGTGAAAACCTCGTGGCAACGCACCGCGGGTACCGAAGCGCTTGATAAAAAAGGGACGACTGATTGCAAGTCGAGGTATAAATCTGTTAAATTGAATATGAACTAGACCAGAACCTGAAATCCGGGGAGGACGACCAATGCCCGAACTCAAATGCGTCAAGGTGCCGGCGAAGTTCGCCGGACCCTTCCAGCGGGCGGAGGAGCTGATGAAGGATTACTTCAGCAGCCTGGCCCAAAAACCCGCCGAGGGCCACCTGGTCGCCGGCAAGCAGGACCGCTACATCCTCTGCTTCAGCGCCAACATCGGCTACGAGCTCCAGCGCGAGTACCGGGAACGCTTCGGCCGGGCCGCTCGTTTCTTGATCTACCGCTTCGGTTACACCCTGGGCAGTCGGGACTGCCATCGTTTCATGGAGACCAACGGCGTCGATGACGCGATGATGCGGTTGGCCCTGGGGCCGGTCTACTTCGCCTACTGCGGAATGGCCAACGTCGAGATCCTGGAGGCCAGCCACCCCAGCGCCGACGATGACTTCCTGCTGGTCTACAAGCACCACAACTCCTTCGAATCCCACGCCTTCGTCGAGAACGGCGAGCTGGCCGAGGAGCCCGTCTGCCTGATCAACGCCGGTTATTCGGCGGGCTGGTGCTCGGTGGCCTTCGGCATCGAGGTCACCGCCGAGGAGCTGACCTGCGAGGCCGCCGGCGACGAGAGCTGCCTGTTCGTGATGGCGCCCTCACGGCTGCTGGTGGAGCGCATCAGCGAGCTGACCCGCCGCGGCGGAGCCCTCGAGCACATCGGCTGAGGTGACCTTGCTTCAGCGGTCGTCCTGTCCTAAACTCGTCGCTCGAAGGATCGTCGATTAACTCCCCCGAGACCAAGCGAGGTTCCATGCCGGACAAACCCGAGGACAAGCCCCGCCGGATGCGCGTCGAGCTGCCCGATAACGTCGCCGCGGGCAACTACACCAACGCCGCTCACATCGCCGTCACCCCGGCCGAGTTCATCATCGACTTCGCCCGGGCCCTGCCCGGGGTCAAGAAGATCAAGGTCCACAGCCGGATGATCCTGCCGCCCCTGGCCGCCAAGGCGCTGGCCAAGCGTCTCGAGCAGGCCGTGGCCGGTTACGAGAAGAAGTTCGGCGAGATCAAGCAGCCCGGCGGCCGCCGACCGCCCTTCGATTTCGGTTCCTTCGACGGCGATCCCAGCGTCAACTAACGTTCTCCAGGAGGGCCCTTGTCCAGTCCAGCCGCTTCCCGCCAGCAGACCTTCGCCGAGGCCTTTTTCTCGCGCCGCTTGGGCCGCGACGTCCGGGCCGGGGAGATCATCACCGCCGCCCCAGACGTCGTCCTCTCCCAC
Proteins encoded in this window:
- a CDS encoding calcium/sodium antiporter translates to MAYWLSIVLGLAALVVGAELLVRGAKRLALGFGLSPVVIGLTLVAYGTSMPELSVSAQAALAGEGAIALANVTGSNIANLALIAGLVALVRPVKVEHVLLRRELPLLLGLGLVFSLLLLDANLARWEGLLLLGGGAAFTFWSLRGARGEGWERPQRQRLTPREWIVYPALVLIGIAGLWWGGGRLVDGAVALADRLGMSTRLIGLSIVAVGTSLPELATSLIAQLRGESDIALGNLVGSNIFNLTVVLGTASTLAPVGVEGGSSLWLDLGAVILAAVLLWPFASSKLTLERWEGCILLAAYAAYIYFSITLG
- a CDS encoding DUF3467 domain-containing protein — translated: MPDKPEDKPRRMRVELPDNVAAGNYTNAAHIAVTPAEFIIDFARALPGVKKIKVHSRMILPPLAAKALAKRLEQAVAGYEKKFGEIKQPGGRRPPFDFGSFDGDPSVN